The DNA window TCGTTATTATTTTAACCCAATGCATGTATCAAGGAAAGGAGAAATTAGATCCATTCTTTTCTTGCTtcagcttttttttaaagagaaagctTTGATGAGATCAGTTTAATGTGTGTTGGGCTGACAGCATTAAATTCTCCCACAAACGCAGAGGAAGTGGGAAGGGACAATATACAATTAACTTGGGGTGAATGGGAAGGGAGGGACAGTTCTCGTTTAacttggagaggggagggagggcaggaccACTTGAACACTTCAATATTCAAGTGTTCAAGTCCATATCACCCTGGCTGGAATAAACCACCGAATGTAAAGGGGGTGAGGTATTCCTCCCGCTGGCCTGGTTTGGGGGCAGGCGGGTGTTTTACTTTCGCACAGAGCCCCCGAAAcctggaccccccccccaaaaaaagaaatcGTGCTGCAACCAGAGTTGAAatccctttcctccccctctccaaATTTCCAGCAGTAGATATATGTGGCCAAAGTTTCCTAACGTGATTTGGGGGGTCCGTTTGATTGGGGGAGTCGGACACCTTAAAGGGCGCTCGGGGTGGGTGAGAAGCTGGGGTGCTCAGCCCTTCCTGAAAATTTGGGCACTTCAGATCCCTAGGGCCTTTGGGAATAAGCCGGTTCCCATCTccctcgccccctccctcaactgTTGCATGTAAACCCGGCTGGCCAACATTCATTCGGCCTCCTTTAGAAACCCTCCAGGCCATAGCCCCGGAATTTGAGGCTGGGGGGCACGGGGAGAGCGCTGCCGCCCACCTGCCAGCTCCACAGCGGGTGCGTTTTGGAGAGCGCGCAGGAGTTCTTTACGCACAGGGAGGCAGCGGGACGCAGATCCCCATCCTCCCCCACTACCAGCGAAGGGGTGCAGGGGAAGTTGCCCATGAGGCTGAAGGAATTCCTGCCTGGCGCTGGCCCGGCGCTGGCCAGGCGTTTGCAATGGGCCTTTCCCTTTGGGGCATTCCTCCTCGGAGTCTTTTGTGGCCTCCCCTTAGCAGAGTTTTGTTGCCGTTCTGCCTCAGCGCCTCTGGCAAGGCGTCTGCGCTTGGAATTCCTTTCCGAGCCATTGCCTTTCAAAGCTTTGTTTGACAAGGGGCTTGGGCTGGGTGCGCTTTTGGAGCCGGAACCTTGGAGCTCGGCCGCTTTGCACGGCTCCGTCCTCCCTCCGGGCCGCAAACTTTTCCCATCCGCGTTAAACCCTTTTGCATAACACCACAGCTTGGATTGCCTGATGAGCCTGTCGAAATGCTCCCTCCTGGGCTCCCCTAAGACCCTCTGGGGAGCCGGGCTGAGGCTCCCTGCGAATTCCTGAGCTGAGGGCGGAGGAGCTGAGCCCAAGGCTGGCTCTTGGGAAGCAGATCGCCCGGCTAAAGCAGCGAGCTGCCTCTCTGCTTGGTCACTGGGGCCTAACGAGGCTGCATTGTTCGAGGCATCTTTGTGCAAATCCTCCCCTTTGGCGCAGGGCTCGGACTCCCCACAGCCTCCCGCCTTTTGTTGTGGGTCCCCCCCAGGGTAGCTGCAGcccggggagggctgggaggaggggggctcCTGCTTTGCGCACGCTAGCTCCGGCTCCTGCTGCTGGGCCCCggctcccagggctggcagcgGCCTCAAACTTTCCAAAGTTGACGCTCGCAGAGTCCTGGCCCAGAGCTGctgggagaggagcaggaggttgggatCGGGGCGCAGGGCTGCTTTGTGGGGCTCCGGGAGCCTCTCGTCGCCGCTGGGctctctgggggggtggggcagctgctggAACCTGGGCAGAGCCGCCTGCCTGTAGCGGGTGCTCTGCACCGAGTCCCCGCTGCACAGGGAGCTGCTCTCCGACTCCGAGGAGCTGCCTTCCTCGCTGCTGCACGACGtgtccccctcctcttcctcctcctccgacGAGTCGCTGGAGGTGGCCGGGCTGGAGCCTCCGAAGTCCAGGCTGGAATCCGAGTCGCTGGAGTAGCCGGCCGAGGTGCCCTGCCTCTTGCAGCCCGGGAAGAGGCGGCCTTTCCTGGCCGCCCCCTGGCCCTTCTCCTCGGGGAAGAGCCCTTTGGAGCAGCGCTTGGGCCGgccgggctccagctggggaggcgCCTGCCGGGCTCCGTGCGCCCCGCGGGCTGCCGAGTGGAGCAGCTGGAGGTCCCGGGGGTAGGCGCTCAACACGCCGGCGAAGAGCCCCCCGCGGCCCCCCAGGCCGTAGCCCTTCCGGCCCCGGGTGGCTTTGTCATAGTTTTGGAAGAGCCCGGCCGGGGGGTGATGGGGCGCGGGGGCCAGGTCGCCGCAGCTCCCCGGCTCCTGGGTGCAGCAGGAGGAGCGCAGCGGCTGCCGGGGGCAGTCGAACAGATCCGGGGGGCCCGGCCgcagcagctgctctctcctcttcctcttcctcctcctggggCTGAGGCTCTTGCAGGAGGTGCAGAGCGCCTCCAGGTCCGCCTTGGAAATGAGCGAGCATTTCACCGCGCGGGTGGGCACGGAGTGGATGGCTTTGAGGGTGCGGAGCTCCCGGAGATCGCAGCGGCGGCTCTTGATCTTGAGGGTCTCCATCTTCTTGCTGATGGTGGTCCTGGGGATGTCCTTAAACAGGTCGCTGAGGACCTGCGCCAAAGCAAACATCTGGGTACCATTGATCTGTAAGTAGCCCAGGTTGATCCCTTCGATTTCTTGGTAGCCGGTCTGGAATCCCCCGTTGTAACCCACGGGGGCTGGCACCGTTCCGAAGGTCCCTTCGCAGCTCAGGAACATGGTGCAAGGAGCATTCACTTGGGCTCGTCCCCAGGGGTCACTGGGGAGAAGGGCATCTGCGTTCCCGCTCCTCGATCACAAACTCCAGCCCACAGAAAAAAGGGgagaagaggggtgtgtgtgttggggggaagcAGCGCCGCCGTGGATTTCCCTTTCAAACGCTGCAGTCAGTGGTTCGTGACATCTTCCAAATACCCAGTTCCTCCTCCTGCGCTGGGGCTAGAttgctccccttccccctccccagccgaaaaaggcagagagggagaaagaaaaataatgaaGCCAAACATCTTGCCGCCTTCAAGACTCCCCCCACCTGCCGCCTTCAAGACTCCCCCCACCTCTCCGAaaagcagccagccagcaggtCCCCCTTTCGCTGGGCGATGCCAGTTAGCCGCTAAGAAAAATAAAGCTAGAGAGGTGGAGGTGGTGGAAGAAAAATAggatcttgggggggggggggggcggaccaCACAAATCCGTGTAGCTCCCACCTTTTGCTGGGCTTCCTTCTTAAAGACAAGCTCCCGGAGTACAGTATATGAGAGGAAACACCCCACCAAATAATTTCTCAAACCTGGAAGCTGATTGGGTACTTTAGCCATGTGATGTCATAAAAccccaacatttcacacacacccccatgtaAAACActcataaaaaaaaaccctttcatttaACAGCCACGCTGCTGCCAGGCAGACAAATATCAAGCGGTACATAAGCGTGTTGCGGGATTAGATGGGGAGAGGCAGATTTGACTCTGTGCCTATAGGTACATTTGATGCAGATGGTATATATGCATAATGTATTTGTATATGCACACAGCCCGGAAAAATAGATGTGCTTCTTTATATAAATATGCATGCTAAcatcaaaaacacacacacattcatagaTGCACTATTTTAGAACACGCATGCTGCTTTTCCAAGGTAATTTTAATGCTGTCTTCCTTGTTAAGAAATCACCTTTTTAGCAGCTATAGGTGCATCTATGTGTAGTtttatattgtatttattttagcCTCTTTATGCAGAATTATTTTACGAGattttacctttttctttaaaGTGCAATTTTCCTAGGTTTTCAGCCaaccctatttttaaaaatacgaAAAGTTACTGCTTTGAGTTCAGGATTGACTCTGTAACCATTCATCGTTTAAACTGAAGTAGAATGCTTGTTAATTGCCAATTACTATATTTATTGTTCTGAATGATGATAGCcttgataataataataattataattaataacaAGCGAAGATgcgttcctttttctttttcactcACCCATCTTCTTTTCTCGTCTTTTTCTTCCAAACTTCTGGGTTCGGTTTGATTTATTTACTTATGTTTAAAGAATTAATGATTCTGGAACGTGGCTTCACTTCACGGCAAACTTAAAATCCCAGGATTTCTTTGGCATGTGATGGCCTGGCTCCTAGTAACCCTGAGCCATTCATGCTTATCCAAAAGGAGAAATCGTCCCATCAGAACCCATTTCTTTCTAaacctgaaacctgctcgcgcTATTTGACTGACGCCATCGAGGTTGGTAAGGGAGTTTAAACTCTTTGTCAGAGGCCACTTATTTTGGGGGCTTAGTTACCTCGGAAACTTTTAGGAGAAGGGAAGTCCCAGCTTTAGCCTCCTTTCAATGAAAGGTTGTGTTTATTCTTTCCCGGCTTTTTGTTCCATGTTCAGTATGAGTCATGGAATAATACAATAAATTATTATTCTTTCTGTATTAAGCTGTGAAGCTCTATGTCTGATCGACCACAAATTATCCTCATTTAAAAGCAACCCCCTCGGAGGAGGGGCCGCATTCCTGAGTATCTGTGTTGGggggaaaatgaaaataaaccCAACGTAGTTTTGAATTTGGGACTGATCTCGCCTGATTTACATGTAATTTGCTGACCCGTTACTTAAAACGGTACAAAACCCCGCATCCTAACCGAAGCCCTCCTATTTTTAAGCACAAATCGATATGGGGAGGTTTGCTTTTAATAACGTACACACATAACCAAACTAATGGCCCTGCTAAGAAAAGAAAACGTCCCATTCTTCGCGTCCCCTTGTGTTAAAACACCACATTTCAGCCCCGGTTTGTACATGCAGCGAGTTTCCTGTGAGTGTAGCTCCGCCATCCAACACAAACACAAAATTCTTCTTTGTTTGGCTGGGAGGGGGGATAGTTAAGATCGTAAAGGACCGAAAGGGACCAGCTAGTGCATACTGCAGCTTGTTGCTGCAATTTGTTGTGTgtgcggggaaggggagaagtggggaaaATCGGGGATGATCACAAAAGAAGCCGTTTGCATGAAACAGGTCAGTCAGACGGGAGTTTCCCTTCGCAAATAAGTAGGGAGATCTCTGGTGTTTTTGTTTCCACGGAAATCTAGAGCCGTTCTACCCACATGTTAAGCAGGGCTCTGTCCCAGACGGGCAGGAGGTgagaggggtgtgtggatggggagcTGGTATATGCCCTGTCCAACTGGCTAATTCACAGTTTCATGGCCTGCGAGGGAGGGGTCCAGCTATGAAACGGGAACTTCCAACACACCACAAACTTCCCCTGGCGGCAAAGGGGGGCTGAGATCTTCGATCGAAAATCAGAAAAGAGCTCTGAGGGGCAGGCGTGATAGGCCAGAGGCCATAAAACAGAGAGAGATCACATATAACAATAGATCTAGGGCGATATAAGGAGGCAGGTTTTGAGCCTCATTATACCATATTTTAGTTGTAGATAAAGTTTTATATCTATTGATCTATAATGTGTGTTTCTATGTATAGTAATTGAGCCTTGGTAATATAGACTGACAAGCTGAAAGCATACACAATGTTGTAGG is part of the Mauremys reevesii isolate NIE-2019 linkage group 27, ASM1616193v1, whole genome shotgun sequence genome and encodes:
- the LOC120392220 gene encoding elongin BC and Polycomb repressive complex 2-associated protein, with translation MFLSCEGTFGTVPAPVGYNGGFQTGYQEIEGINLGYLQINGTQMFALAQVLSDLFKDIPRTTISKKMETLKIKSRRCDLRELRTLKAIHSVPTRAVKCSLISKADLEALCTSCKSLSPRRRKRKRREQLLRPGPPDLFDCPRQPLRSSCCTQEPGSCGDLAPAPHHPPAGLFQNYDKATRGRKGYGLGGRGGLFAGVLSAYPRDLQLLHSAARGAHGARQAPPQLEPGRPKRCSKGLFPEEKGQGAARKGRLFPGCKRQGTSAGYSSDSDSSLDFGGSSPATSSDSSEEEEEEGDTSCSSEEGSSSESESSSLCSGDSVQSTRYRQAALPRFQQLPHPPREPSGDERLPEPHKAALRPDPNLLLLSQQLWARTLRASTLESLRPLPALGAGAQQQEPELACAKQEPPSSQPSPGCSYPGGDPQQKAGGCGESEPCAKGEDLHKDASNNAASLGPSDQAERQLAALAGRSASQEPALGSAPPPSAQEFAGSLSPAPQRVLGEPRREHFDRLIRQSKLWCYAKGFNADGKSLRPGGRTEPCKAAELQGSGSKSAPSPSPLSNKALKGNGSERNSKRRRLARGAEAERQQNSAKGRPQKTPRRNAPKGKAHCKRLASAGPAPGRNSFSLMGNFPCTPSLVVGEDGDLRPAASLCVKNSCALSKTHPLWSWQVGGSALPVPPSLKFRGYGLEGF